The following proteins come from a genomic window of Anopheles ziemanni chromosome 3, idAnoZiCoDA_A2_x.2, whole genome shotgun sequence:
- the LOC131287829 gene encoding uncharacterized protein LOC131287829 has product MTGRRQGHPDAQSSSTSSGVTSSNTGGLFVSASVSDPGIVMSSGGGSSSGMGGGGGVGGSGSSSNSSSKKRLATLNGIPASVDDKTTDFLCPICFEIINEAHITRCGHTFCHQCIARSIDVAKKCPKCNYPLASHEHIVPNFLLNELITKHRLKGGGVGGGLLYRHKASLPGESSPQWHSGGGGGDATAGGEGDTLKHFLATESKKLSLSDVNVMLEILTQRKMLLEAESCAAQNRLLHEFLKHLLKQKEQQQLQIANEIALIRADLLDVEKVLKEVQSSCPTVAEVEQSVRDEKDENVVAIKREIIQIIDTIDNITVPSNRSLVDDTCSNVSEAYEGFNMHPRGGHGQAGDVGVAGGSGSVGSHSSSSSSFLARKQRMYQHFEDFVECYFAARTEDLYFGKDRSISSDSLVGERTTASSTSIGTADTGGGVSVGGGGGGTSSSRTPVGSTTGAGPGVPISNATSRSTLDSTRSSGRSSLDTFRESLIKFSKYSALRPLATLNYSNDSNYASTIVSSIEFDKDSEYFAIAGVTKRIKIFDYYTAIRDAAVDINYPINEMTCNSKISCVIWNSYFKQVLASSDYEGIVTIWDVQTRTRTKTFEEHDKRCWCVDFNEVDTRLLASGSDDARVKLWSLNVDHSVATIEARANVCCVKFNPKSSCHLAFGTADHGVNYYDLRNLKQPLCQFKGHRKAVSYVKFLNTDELVSASTDGQLKLWNTNSPPFCLRSFTGHINEKNFAGLATNSDYLACGSEDNSLCVYYKGLSKQLFNLKFSSNSSTSGATGSSTSGGTGSGGTGSGRGRGLSSSDMERSSGEGNEFVSAVCWRKQSNIIIAGNSEGVIKILEIV; this is encoded by the coding sequence ATGACTGGTCGCCGGCAAGGCCATCCCGATGCGCAGTCTTCGTCCACGTCCAGTGGCGTAACATCATCGAACACCGGCGGTTTGTTCGTCAGTGCCAGTGTCAGTGATCCGGGAATAGTAATGTCATCGGGGGGTGGCAGCAGTAGTGGAATgggcggtggtggaggcgTGGGCGGCAGCGGTAGTAGCAGCAATAGTAGCAGCAAGAAGCGGCTCGCCACCCTGAACGGTATCCCAGCCAGCGTGGACGACAAGACGACCGACTTCCTCTGTCCGATCTGCTTCGAAATCATCAACGAGGCTCACATCACGCGCTGTGGGCACACGTTCTGCCATCAATGCATCGCTCGGTCGATCGACGTCGCGAAAAAGTGCCCCAAGTGCAACTATCCGCTCGCGTCCCACGAGCACATTGTGCCGAACTTCTTGCTCAACGAGCTCATCACGAAGCACCGCCTCAAGGGAGGTGGCGTTGGTGGTGGACTCCTGTATCGGCACAAGGCTTCCCTGCCCGGCGAAAGCTCACCCCAGTGGCactcgggtggtggtggtggcgacgCGACCGCAGGCGGTGAAGGCGACAcattgaagcactttctggcGACGGAGTCGAAGAAGCTGTCCCTCTCGGACGTGAACGTGATGCTGGAGATACTGACGCAGCGCAAGATGCTGCTGGAGGCGGAATCGTGTGCCGCCCAGAACCGGCTGCTGCACGAGTTTCTCAAGCACCTGCTGAAGCAgaaagagcagcagcagctgcagatCGCGAACGAGATCGCCCTCATCCGCGCCGACCTGCTGGACgtggagaaggtgctaaagGAGGTGCAGAGCAGCTGCCCAACGGTGGCCGAGGTAGAGCAGAGCGTGCGAGACGAAAAGGACGAGAACGTGGTCGCGATCAAGCGTGAGATCATCCAGATCATCGACACGATCGACAATATTACGGTACCGTCGAACCGGTCGCTCGTCGACGACACGTGCTCGAACGTGTCGGAGGCGTACGAGGGGTTCAACATGCACCCACGAGGTGGCCATGGTCAAGCCGGTGATGTCGGTGTTGCCGGGGGCTCAGGCTCAGTCGGGTCCcattcgtcctcgtcgtcctcctTTCTGGCGCGCAAGCAGCGCATGTACCAGCACTTTGAGGACTTCGTAGAGTGCTACTTCGCGGCACGGACTGAGGATCTGTACTTCGGCAAGGATCGCTCGATCAGCTCCGACTCGCTGGTCGGAGAACGAACCACCGCtagcagcaccagcatcggTACGGCGGACACGGGCGGTGGAGTTTCTGTTGGCGGAGGCGGTGGCGGCACGAGCAGTAGCAGAACACCGGTTGGATCGACCACGGGGGCCGGACCTGGGGTACCTATCTCGAACGCAACAAGCCGATCGACGCTCGACAGCACACGATCGAGCGGACGCTCGTCGCTGGACACATTCCGGGAGAGTCTCATCAAGTTCTCGAAGTACAGTGCATTGCGGCCGCTAGCCACACTCAACTACTCGAACGACTCGAACTACGCGTCGACGATCGTGTCCAGTATCGAGTTCGACAAGGACAGCGAATATTTCGCGATTGCAGGTGTTACGAAGCGCATCAAGATATTCGACTACTACACTGCTATTCGGGATGCGGCCGTTGATATCAACTACCCGATCAACGAGATGACCTGCAACAGCAAGATCTCGTGCGTTATCTGGAACAGCTACTTCAAGCAGGTGCTGGCATCGAGCGACTACGAAGGCATCGTCACGATCTGGGACGTTCAGACGCGCACCCGTACGAAAACGTTCGAGGAACACGACAAGCGCTGCTGGTGCGTAGACTTCAACGAGGTGGACACGCGCCTGCTCGCTTCCGGCTCGGACGATGCGCGTGTCAAACTGTGGTCACTCAATGTCGATCACTCGGTTGCAACGATCGAGGCACGGGCGAACGTGTGCTGCGTAAAATTTAATCCGAAAAGCTCCTGCCATCTCGCGTTCGGTACGGCCGACCATGGGGTCAATTACTACGATCTGCGCAACCTGAAGCAGCCACTGTGCCAGTTCAAAGGCCACCGGAAGGCAGTGTCGTACGTGAAGTTTCTCAACACGGACGAACTGGTGTCGGCCAGCACGGACGGCCAGCTGAAGCTGTGGAACACCAACTCACCGCCGTTCTGTCTGCGCTCCTTTACCGGGCACATTAATGAGAAAAACTTTGCCGGTCTCGCAACGAACAGCGACTACTTAGCGTGCGGCAGTGAGGACAACTCGCTGTGTGTTTATTATAAGGGTCTGTCAAAGCAGCTGTTTAACCTGAAGTTTTCTAGCAACAGCAGTACAAGTGGCGCAACAGGCAGCAGCACCAGTGGTGGCACCGGTAGCGGAGGGACCGGTAGTGGTCGAGGACGGGGCCTGTCCTCGTCGGACATGGAGCGCAGTAGTGGCGAGGGAAATGAGTTCGTTTCAGCGGTGTGTTGGCGAAAGCAGAGCAATATCATTATCGCTGGAAACAGTGAGGGAGTTATAAAGATACTCGAAATAGTGTAG